A genomic stretch from Puniceicoccus vermicola includes:
- a CDS encoding AAA family ATPase yields MVDFTASPRTPTDGSFVDSAHGDKLSLLTGVFGPNASGKTNLLKALSFVSFFIHGSYKHLEPEEEIPVDRFACSEPDEEPATFELEFEGKGRRFLYSLSVTPQKVNEEILKRYLPETGQFRQILVRKFAKDGSLHLRSFEEFTEVQLLRKALTDRPNASMLAAGVQAGRKEFQHVLDSLGQVATNVGRRGKRDLPAEGLTTDIFRCSEFFHKHPEHHDALRELLTAADIGIVDFKIEPVRLQTEKDDARESFLVFFQHSGPKGIFSLPAHQESSGTRRLFMLFEAFIRVLTSGDIAAIDEMESDLHPHLIPTILSLFTDPEINKKEAQLFFTCHHVEMLNHLQKEQIYLVEKREDCVSEAFRLDSLRGVRREENFFANYNSGRYGAIPEPEVVAF; encoded by the coding sequence GTGGTTGATTTTACGGCCTCGCCTAGAACACCGACGGACGGTTCATTTGTGGATTCCGCTCATGGTGATAAGTTGTCGCTGCTGACAGGGGTTTTCGGGCCGAACGCTTCGGGGAAGACGAACTTATTGAAAGCCCTGTCCTTTGTCTCCTTTTTTATTCATGGCTCGTACAAGCATCTGGAACCAGAGGAAGAAATCCCCGTAGATCGATTTGCCTGCAGTGAACCCGATGAAGAGCCTGCCACCTTCGAGTTAGAATTTGAGGGCAAGGGCCGCCGATTCCTCTATTCTCTCAGCGTAACACCTCAAAAGGTGAATGAGGAGATTCTGAAGCGCTATTTGCCGGAGACCGGGCAATTTCGGCAGATCCTAGTGCGTAAGTTCGCGAAGGACGGTTCCTTACATTTACGTAGTTTTGAGGAGTTTACCGAGGTACAGCTGTTGCGTAAGGCTCTTACGGATCGTCCCAATGCGTCGATGTTGGCGGCCGGTGTACAGGCAGGGCGCAAGGAATTTCAGCATGTCTTGGATTCGTTGGGACAGGTTGCGACCAATGTGGGTCGCCGAGGAAAGCGTGATTTGCCTGCCGAAGGGCTGACCACGGATATCTTCAGGTGCTCGGAGTTCTTCCACAAGCATCCGGAACATCACGATGCGCTGCGTGAGTTGTTGACCGCCGCTGATATCGGGATTGTAGATTTCAAAATTGAGCCTGTGCGGCTGCAAACAGAGAAGGATGATGCGCGTGAGAGTTTTCTTGTTTTCTTTCAACACAGTGGGCCAAAGGGAATCTTCAGCTTGCCGGCGCATCAGGAATCGTCCGGAACACGGCGACTTTTCATGCTCTTTGAAGCCTTTATCCGCGTTTTGACCTCTGGTGATATTGCTGCAATTGACGAGATGGAGTCGGATCTGCATCCGCATTTGATTCCGACGATCTTGAGTCTGTTCACGGATCCGGAGATCAACAAGAAAGAGGCGCAGTTGTTCTTTACCTGTCACCATGTCGAGATGCTAAACCATCTGCAGAAAGAGCAGATCTATCTGGTAGAAAAGCGGGAAGATTGCGTGAGCGAAGCGTTCCGGCTCGATAGCCTCAGGGGAGTGCGGCGTGAGGAGAACTTCTTTGCCAACTACAACTCGGGGCGTTACGGTGCCATCCCTGAACCTGAGGTGGTGGCGTTTTAG